In the Fibrobacterota bacterium genome, GGAGATCTTGATGCGCTTGCCGAAAACCAGGTATATCAGGGAGCAAAGCACGCACGACGCGAGGGAGGAAAGCGATTGGGTGAGGAAAAGCGCGGCGATGGCGGTTAATAGGCCTATGACGTAGCGCGGTTTGCGGTATTCCAGGAGGAAGATCAGGTTGGCCAGGGCCAGTACTCCGCACAGATAACTGAAGGCGATGAATTCCAACACCCAGGAAACGCACCGGTAGTCGCTTTCCTCGAAGCCGTAGCCTCGGTGGAAGATGCTCGATGAGTTCTCCAGCAGGTAGGCGTTCTGGGAGGTCGCCAGGAGGTACAGCTCTATATATTCGTGGAAGAACTTCTCCGCGATGGCGGTGGCGGTGAGTACGATGCCGAAGATCAGGGCGAGGGAAAACAACCTTCGGAAGTCCACGCCCTTGGAGGCGGCGAAGCGCCCGGCGAAATAGGCCATGATCCAGGCGAACTCGGAAATCAGATTATAGACTATACCGTATGCCATCTGGCCGTCCAGGCCATAGCGGAGATCCCAGAGCGAAGCCGCGACTCCCGCCCCGACCCAGGCCAGCATGGCCCTTTCGTAACCCCGTAAGCGGCCGGGCAGAAGCAGGCCGCGCCAAGACAGAATGATCAGGATGATGAACCCGATTAGGCGCACCTTGAAATTGATGAGGATAGTGATCCCGTTCTGGAAGAAGCTCAGGAAGATGAGCAGCCCGAGAGCCCATTGGAGGTACCGTTCCCGTCCAGCGACCGCGGTCGTTGCCAGGGGCCGGGTGGCGTCCGCGGAAGGCGCCAGCGCGGTCATGCGAACAAGGCCAGGTAGGCGTCTTCCTGGCGTTCCCATAGGTAAGGGCACTGTTGACCGGGGCCGGCGGCGGGGCCCGTGCCCGGTTCGGGAAGGGCGCGCACCGCGGCGGCGATGCCTTCCGGGGTGGTTTCCGATAAGCACGCGCCCAGGCGGTTCTTGGCCACCACCTCGAGCAAACCGGGATGGTCGTTGGTGATGACCGGCTTCCCGCAATAGATGAACTCGTACAGCTTGTTTGAAGCGCACCAATAGTTGTTGAGGCTGGAGTTGCGGTAGAACACAAGGCCGATGTCGCCGGCCGCGATATGGTCGAGCATCTCGGCGTTGGGGATAGGCGGGTGGAAGTGAACCCTGCCGCCGAGACCCAACTGGGCGGTCACGGCTTCCAAGTCCTTTTCGTAGCCTTTGAAGGCGGGGCCTAGCAGGACGAGCGCATAGCGATCGTCCAGCAGGGCCATGGCGCGGATCATGCTCTCGATTTCCCGGCCCGGGCCGAGCACGCCCGTGTAAAGCAGGATGCGCGTACCGCGCGGGATCGCGAAACGCTCCCGCAGGCGATCGCGTCCCGAAAAGGGATAGCGCCCGGAAGGGAAGTTCTCGACGAGGGCGATGCCGTCCTCCTTGAGTCCGTGCTTCTTCGCGAAGTAGGCGCGTCGATGGCGCTCGGGTTGTATGAAAGCATGGCAACGGGGCACGGTCAATCGCTCGATAAGGGACCAGGCCGCCTTGCGGGCCCCGTCCTGGGATTCGGGGAAAAGCTCGTGGGCATCGAACACGATGCGCGCGTGGCGGGAGTAGAGGGCCCCGGCGATAAGGGTGTTGAGATCGTTGCATTGCACGATGTCGGGCTTGATATCGCGCAGACGGGCCAGGGCCCAGAAGTTGAACTGCAATTGGCGCAGGAAGTTCCGGGCCGCGCTTTTGACCAGGAGGTGGGGATATTCCACCAGGT is a window encoding:
- a CDS encoding glycosyltransferase, which gives rise to MKTVAMLLIGNINTDGRVQKEIATLKAAGHRVVLIQWGHTGTKVDRERLGIDLVEYPHLLVKSAARNFLRQLQFNFWALARLRDIKPDIVQCNDLNTLIAGALYSRHARIVFDAHELFPESQDGARKAAWSLIERLTVPRCHAFIQPERHRRAYFAKKHGLKEDGIALVENFPSGRYPFSGRDRLRERFAIPRGTRILLYTGVLGPGREIESMIRAMALLDDRYALVLLGPAFKGYEKDLEAVTAQLGLGGRVHFHPPIPNAEMLDHIAAGDIGLVFYRNSSLNNYWCASNKLYEFIYCGKPVITNDHPGLLEVVAKNRLGACLSETTPEGIAAAVRALPEPGTGPAAGPGQQCPYLWERQEDAYLALFA